The stretch of DNA CTTTACCTGATTTTTCATCTGCAGCTAATGCCCCTGATATCCCATAAAAAATAACTCCAAAAATCTCGAAGTAATATTGAATTTCCATTTCTATTGTATTACATCATATTGAGTTAAAAGATTCAAAAGAATCATTTTTCATTGTTAAAAATGATGTTTAAATATACAATCGAAAAATAAAAAAAGACCAACATAATTGTTAGTCTTTTTGATTGTATTAATAATAATTTGTTTTTTCTAACTCTTTCTCATCAATTGGATCTTCATCTAAATATCGTTCTAAACTATCATCCAATTCCTTCATCCAAGGTGTATGATGTTTTTCTGCTTTTGTTTGGTCCATAACAGATGTGAATGTTTTATCGCGATAAGTCAAAATATTTTCTTCTTTATCTTTTAACCAAACTTTGAACATTTCGGCAACTTTATCCAAATCAAACATTGGATAATCTGTTAATTCAATCAAATCTTTAATATAATTTGTTTGAAAATCAACATGATCATCTGCTGAAATACATTTACTTTCATCTTCCATCCATTTTTGAATATCAGTCTGAATAGCTTCTTTAGAAGGTAAATTAATTCGACCTAAAATATAATCTCGTGCAAACCATGCTTGTGCATCAAACATATTGAATGTATAATATTGATCTTGCATTCCCAAAAATAACAATTGAGCGTTAACATCTGATATTACACCTTTATACATCCCTTCTGGATACAGACAATTTTTGGTTTTTAGACGTAAATTATCTGGTAAAAATGGAAACTTATGTTGATAACCTGTACACATGATAACAGAATCAAACTCTTTTACAGTTCCATCTTTAAAAAAAGCCTTTTTATCCTCAAAATGTGTTACCAAAGGTAATTCTTCTATCCCTTGTGGCCATTTACAATCAATCGGATTCGTACGATATGAAATCGTAACTGACTTAGTACCGTGTTTATAACATTGTACGGCAATATCTTCTGCAGAATAACTACTACCAATCAACAAAATATCTTGATCAATAAAAGGATCTGCACCACGAAAATCATGCGCATGCATTACATTTCCTGTGTAATTTTCTATTCCTTTAAAATAAGGCATATTTGGTGTAGAAAAATGCCCTGTTCCGACAACTAAATAATCAAAAAAATCTTCAAAAGTTTCATTTTTCTTTAAATCATCAAAAACAACACGAAATTGCTTCTTCTCTTCTACATAATCTACCCACCTTGCAACAGTATTAAACTGTATGTACTTTCGTGCATTACTTTGTTTAATCCTTCCTTGTATATAATCAAACAAAACTTCTCGCGGTGGATAAGAAGATATTGTTTGATCAAAATGCTCAGAAAACGTATAATCCGCAAATTCTAAACATTCTTTTGGTCCATTCGACCACAAATATTTATACATACTGCCGTGTAGCGGCTCTCCGTATTTACCTACACCTGTACGCCAAGTGTAATTCCACATTCCTCCCCAGTTGTCTTGCTTCTCAAAACATTTAATTTCTGGAATTTTGTTACCTTTCTTTTCTTCCGACTCGAATGCTCTTAACATAGCTAAACCACTTGGTCCAGCACCGATAATGCCTACTTTTAAACCCATGAATTGTTTTTAATTAAACTTATATGAACTACTCAACTATCTCGCGATAGTAACTGATTATTTTGTCTGAAACGACCTGATATAGAATTTCAAAAATTCTATTTTATAATGAAAAAATAGAACGTGCAATAACCTGCACCAAATTAAGAGATAGAACATCTCTTGATGAATAAATCTTATTCAAAAATTTTTTTGAAGATACGAAAAATTTAGCTAACAAACAAATAATCATATTCTCTGGGCGTTCCCTCGTCAACAAAATTATAATTAAATAATAAAAATTTCCTACGCTCGGTCGGGCTATCCGTTGCAATCTTTTGTTTGGAGTATCATAGGTACCTAAAAACAAAATCCTTTGTCAAACAAAAGGATTTCCACTACTATCCCTAACGCGTTTAGCGTTTAGCGTTTAGCGTTTAGCGTTTAGCAAAATTACAAAACATTTAAACACAAAAAAGCCTCAAGAAATAATCTTGAGGCTTTTGATAAAAACTGGCGGCGACCTACTCTCCCGCAATAGCAGTACCATCGGCGCTGAAAGGCTTAACTTCTCTGTTCGGAATGGGAAGAGGTGAGCCCTTTCGCTATAACCACCCTAATTTCTTAGTTATTTTTAATTAGGTTTTGTTCCTAATATATTTTTGACATTATTAGATACTTGAATACAAGTTTTATTGTTTTTAATTTATTATATACAATCCAGTATACAATTCAAATAAGATTAACTAACCTTCTCTATGACGGTTAAATTAATATTTGAAAAAGTTTATGGGTAATTAGTACTACTCGACTTTGACATCACTGCCTTTACATCTATAGCCTATCAACGTGGTAGTCTCCCACGACCCTTTAAAGAAGTCTAATCTTGCGGCGAGTTTCGCACTTATATGCTTTCAGTGCTTATCTCATCCAAACGTAGCTACTCAGCGGTGCACCTGGCGGCACAACTGATACACCAGAGGTTTGTTCAACACGGTCCTCTCGTACTAGAGTCAAGTCCGCTCAAACTTCTAACGATCACAACAGATAGAGACCGAACTGTCTCACGGCGTTCTGAACCCAGCTCGCGTGCCACTTTAATGGGCGAACAGCCCAACCCTTGGGACCTTCTCCAGCCCCAGGATGTGACGAGCCGACATCGAGGTGCCGAACCTCCCCGTCGATGTGAGCTCTTGGGGAGACTAGCCTGTTATCCCCGGAGTACCTTTTATCCTTTGAGCGATGGTACCTTCCATACGGAACCACCGGATCACTATGTCCTGCTTTCGCACCTGCTCGGCTTGTTGGTACTCACAGTCAAGC from Faecalibacter sp. LW9 encodes:
- a CDS encoding NAD(P)/FAD-dependent oxidoreductase, producing MGLKVGIIGAGPSGLAMLRAFESEEKKGNKIPEIKCFEKQDNWGGMWNYTWRTGVGKYGEPLHGSMYKYLWSNGPKECLEFADYTFSEHFDQTISSYPPREVLFDYIQGRIKQSNARKYIQFNTVARWVDYVEEKKQFRVVFDDLKKNETFEDFFDYLVVGTGHFSTPNMPYFKGIENYTGNVMHAHDFRGADPFIDQDILLIGSSYSAEDIAVQCYKHGTKSVTISYRTNPIDCKWPQGIEELPLVTHFEDKKAFFKDGTVKEFDSVIMCTGYQHKFPFLPDNLRLKTKNCLYPEGMYKGVISDVNAQLLFLGMQDQYYTFNMFDAQAWFARDYILGRINLPSKEAIQTDIQKWMEDESKCISADDHVDFQTNYIKDLIELTDYPMFDLDKVAEMFKVWLKDKEENILTYRDKTFTSVMDQTKAEKHHTPWMKELDDSLERYLDEDPIDEKELEKTNYY